The Coleofasciculus sp. FACHB-1120 genome contains a region encoding:
- the trxA gene encoding thioredoxin: MSDNAKYVTLTEDNFETEVLASSVPVVVDFWAAWCGPCRMLNPLVAELAANFEGSAKVGKLNIDNYGHIATQYNIQAVPTLLFFKDGVVVDRATGVTSVEVLADKLQALLPQNNVTTKSVG, from the coding sequence ATGTCAGACAACGCGAAATATGTCACCTTGACCGAAGACAACTTTGAAACCGAAGTCCTCGCCAGTTCAGTTCCAGTTGTGGTAGATTTCTGGGCAGCTTGGTGTGGCCCTTGTCGGATGCTCAACCCATTGGTTGCAGAATTAGCTGCCAATTTTGAAGGAAGTGCCAAGGTTGGCAAGCTGAATATTGACAACTATGGACACATCGCTACGCAATACAACATCCAAGCCGTGCCAACGCTTCTGTTCTTTAAAGATGGAGTGGTGGTGGATCGAGCTACTGGCGTAACTTCTGTGGAAGTGCTTGCTGACAAACTTCAGGCTTTACTTCCACAGAACAATGTAACCACAAAGTCAGTGGGATAA
- a CDS encoding alkene reductase: MSESINLFSPVQLGSLELPNRIVMAPLTRMRAGAGNVPRAMNVTYYAQRASAGLIIAEATQVSPQGQGYANTPGIHSAEQVAGWRLVTDAVHAHGGRIFLQLWHVGRISHPSLQPGGELPVAPSAIAPEGDALTNEGPKPFVTPRALETEEIPGIVEQYRKGAENALAAGFDGVEIHSANGYLLDQFLEDGTNKRTDQYGGSIENRARLLMEVTEAVVNVWGGQRVGIRLSPSGTYNSMSDSNPSALFSYVADSLNRFNLAYLHIVEPRTDGNTSLDNSTGGLFTEYFRPIFKGTLIAAGGYDRDLGNAVLASGNADLVAYGRLYIANPDLPERFALNASLNKPDRSTFYGGDEKGYIDYPSLELQTA; encoded by the coding sequence ATGAGCGAGAGTATCAATCTTTTCTCACCTGTTCAGCTAGGTTCCTTAGAACTTCCCAATCGAATCGTGATGGCTCCCTTAACCCGGATGCGTGCGGGAGCGGGAAATGTTCCTAGAGCCATGAATGTGACTTATTATGCACAACGGGCATCGGCGGGGTTAATTATCGCAGAAGCCACTCAAGTATCGCCTCAAGGACAAGGATATGCGAATACCCCAGGCATTCACTCAGCAGAACAAGTGGCAGGATGGCGGCTGGTAACAGATGCAGTTCATGCTCATGGCGGGCGGATTTTCTTACAACTGTGGCACGTTGGGCGGATTTCTCATCCATCACTGCAACCAGGAGGAGAACTGCCAGTAGCGCCCAGCGCGATCGCACCCGAAGGTGACGCACTAACTAATGAAGGGCCAAAACCTTTCGTCACACCTCGCGCCTTAGAAACAGAAGAAATTCCCGGAATCGTCGAACAATACCGCAAAGGGGCAGAAAATGCCTTAGCTGCTGGATTTGACGGGGTTGAAATTCATAGTGCTAACGGTTATCTACTTGACCAGTTTCTGGAGGATGGAACAAACAAACGCACCGACCAATATGGCGGTTCAATTGAGAACCGCGCCCGACTTTTGATGGAAGTCACTGAAGCGGTTGTCAATGTTTGGGGCGGACAACGGGTAGGAATTCGCCTCTCCCCAAGCGGTACATATAATAGTATGTCCGACTCAAATCCATCTGCTTTGTTCAGTTATGTAGCTGATTCGCTCAACCGTTTTAACCTCGCTTATCTCCACATCGTTGAGCCAAGAACCGATGGCAATACTAGCCTCGATAACTCTACAGGAGGCTTATTTACCGAATACTTCCGTCCTATCTTTAAAGGTACTTTAATCGCAGCAGGAGGATATGACCGTGACTTAGGGAATGCTGTTTTGGCTTCTGGCAATGCAGATTTGGTTGCTTATGGCAGGCTGTATATCGCCAATCCAGATTTACCAGAACGTTTTGCACTCAATGCTTCCCTAAATAAGCCAGATCGCTCTACCTTTTATGGTGGCGATGAGAAGGGCTATATCGACTATCCAAGCCTTGAATTACAAACGGCTTGA